In the genome of Luteitalea pratensis, the window TGAGAGATCGAGCCTCACGATGCTGCGAAGAGCGCCTCCACCGCGGCGAGTTGTTCAGGGGCTCCGAAGCTCACCACCTGAGCCTCGCGATCGATCTTGCGCACCAGTCCCGCGAGCACCGTTCCCGGGCCCACCTCAACATACGCGCGCACACCAGACGACACAAGATACCCGATGACGTCCTCCCAGCGCACGGCGCCGGATACCTGGGCGACGAGCGCGTCGATGGCCGACGCGGCGTCGCGGCGCGGTTGCCCGTCGACGTTGGCCACGACCGGCACGCGTGGCGCCTGGACGGCGAGCGCCCGCAACTCCGGTTCGAGGCGCGCCTGCGCCGGCGCCATCAGCGCGCAATGGAACGGGGCACTCACGTTCAGGGCGATCACCCGCTTGGCGCCCCGGGCCTTGGCCTCGACGCCAGCCCGTTGGACAGCGGCCCTGGACCCGGCGATCACCACTTGTCCGGGCGCATTGAGGTTGGCAGGGCTCACGACCTCGCCCTGTGCAGCGGCCTCGCAGGCCGCGGTCACGGTCGCGGCGTCGAGCCCGAGGATCGCCGCCATGGCGCCTGCGCCAACCGGCACCGCCTCCTGCATGTACCGGCCGCGGTGTGACACGACGCGCACGGCATCGGCGAAGGCCAGCGTCCCGGCCGCCACATGCGCCGAGTACTCACCGAGCGAATGCCCCGCCGCCCACGCGGGCGCCAGCCCACGCGCCTCGAGCACGCGCCAGGCTGCCACACTGGTCGCGAGGATCGCGGGTTGGGTGTTCTCGGTGAGCGTGAGCTGGTCGTCGGGGCCGTCGAAGCACAGGCCGCTCAGCGAGCGGCCCAGCGCGGCGTCGGCTTGGTCGAAAGCGGCGCGTGCCTCGGGGAACGCGCCGGCCAGGGCCTTGCCCATGCCGACTGCCTGCGAGCCCTGTCCTGGAAAGAGAAAGGCAATCATTCTGCGTGTCCATGCGACGTCGAGACGCGCAGCGCGCCGGTCTCCCGCAGTCCGTCCTCGAGGCGCGTCACGAGCCGCTCTCGCGCGAATCGCGCCGTGAGCCGCACCCCCGTCGCAATCGCCTTCGGCGAGGACCGCCCGTGCCCGATCACGCACACGTGACGCAGGCCGAGCAGCGGTGCCCCGCCGTACTCGGAATAATCCAGGCGGGCCCGGAACCGGCGCAGCGCGCCGCGCGTCAGCACGGCGCCGACCTGCGCGGTCACCGACCGCGCCATCTCGTCGGCCATCAGCGCGTCGATGGCCTCGACCAACCCTTCGCTGGTCTTCAGCACCACGTTGCCGGTGAAGCCGTCGCACACGATCACGTCAGCCGCGCCCGTGAACAACTCGGAGGCATCGAGGTTACCGATGAAGTGCAGCCGCGTCTCCGCGATGCGCGCGTGAGCCCCTCGCACGAGCGGTGTTCCCTTGGCGGCTTCCTCGCCATTGGACAACAGCCCGACCCGCGGACGATCGATACCCAGCATCGCCGACGCGTACGCTGCGCCGAGCCGCGCAAACACCAGCAGGTGCTGGGGCCGGCAGCTCACGCTCGCCCCGGCGTCGACGAGAATCGCCGCACCGTCGCGCGTCGGAATCGTCGCCGCGATGGCTGGTCGCTCGATGCCGTCCAGCAAGCCGAACGCCGCGTACGCGGCCATCACCGCCGCGCCCGAGTGCCCCGCGGTAAAGAGCGCCGCCGCCTCACCCGCCGCGACCGCCTCGGCCGCCACGCGCACCGACGCGCGAGGCCGGCGGCGGACCGCCACCGCGGGCTCGTCCATGCCGACGACATCAGGGGCGTCGAGAATGGCGATGGAAAGGCTGTCGACTTCGGGGAACCGGGCGAGTTCGTCCTCGAGCATCGCGCGCGCCCCGACCAGGGTCAGGGCGAGGCCGTCCTCGCGGGCAGCCGCCACCGCGCCGTGCACCACGGTGCGGGGGGCGTCGTCGCCCCCCATGGCATCGACCGCGATGCGCATCATCCGCCTTCGCCAAGGCTTCGGCGGACTACGTCCACGCCAAGGCTCCGGCGGACCACGTCCACGCCAGGGCTTCGGCGGACTACGTCCAGGCCAAGGCTCCAGCGGGCAGGGGCCAGCATGTGGGCGAACCGGCTCAGGCTTCCTCGGTGACCGGGCGCACCTGCCGACCGCGGTAGTGCCCGCAGTTGGTGCACACCACGTGGGGTGGCTTCAGTTCGCTGCACTGGGGGCAGGGACCGAGGGCCACGGCCTTGAGGGCGTCGTGCGTACGGCGCTTGCTCGTACGGCTCTTCGAATGGCGTCGCTTGGGATTCGGCATGACTCGTCTACTCGCGCGGCCCTGGACCGTCCGCGTCCTTCAGGAGGGACTTCAGACCCGCCAGTCGCGGATCCTCCCACCGGTTCTCACACGTGCACGTCCCGGTGTTGCGGTTCGTTCCGCAATGCGGGCACAGACCCTGGCAATCAGGCCGACACAACGGCTTCATCGGCACGGCCAGGTAACACTGCTCGCGCGCAACCTGCGCAAGGTCGATCCGCGGTTCGTCGTACAGCACGAGCGACGGATCGTCTTCGGCCATCTCACGGCCATCATCATCGTCACTGTCCGACGATGACGGCGGGCGCGCGCCGGCCTTCTCTGCCGCGGCTGGAACAAAACGCAGATCGACCGGCACGTCGACCGGAAAGTCCGACGGCTCGGTGCACCGCGCGCACGGGAGGGCCAACTGGGCCTTCAACTGGCCGCGCAGGTGATACGTCTCGCCACTGCCCCGCTCGACGTCGCCCTCGAACCGCACTGGACCAATGACCGAGAAGTCCTCGGCTGGCACGTCGAGTGCCGCGGCGGGGATATCGGCCACCACGGGAACGCGGTCGGCAGCGAGAGTCGTGAGGTCAATCACCATGACTGGGCTTACAGCGCCAGTCCGGAGGACCCGCGCGAACAAATAAGGATAGCAGAACCGCGCCGGGAATCGGGAATCGGGAATCGGGTACCGGGTACCGGGTACGGCAGGTGTGGACGCCGGACTTGTCCGGCGCTCAGCAAACGGCCGTCAGGCCCGCGGGGCCTCGATCCAGGGACGGGGGATGAAGAGTTCCTCGAACAGGCGCACGGCGTAACGGTCGGTCATGCCGGCCAGGAAGTCCCTGGCAGCCGCATCCAACCCCTCCCGTTCGAGCGTGCGCGCGTCCAGCCAGGTGCCTGGCTGCTCCCGGACCTTCTCCCAGAGGCCCCCCAGGATCCCCGTGGCCTTGGCGAACTCGGCCGTGGCGACGTCGTTCTCGTACACGTGCGCGAACATGAAGGCACGGAGGTCCAGGAGTGCCTGCAGCACCGGTTCGCTCATCCGGAGCGACTCCAGGTCGCACGCCAGGCTCTGCCGGACGACATCGGTGACCATGGCGCCAATCCGGGCCGACGATGACGTCCCGAGCACGGCGACCGCCGAGGACGGGAGTTCTGCCGGGTTCAGCACCCCGGCGCGCACCGCGTCGTCGATGTCGTGGTTGACGTACGCGATGATGTCCGCAACGCGCGCGATCTGCGCCTCCAGCGTCGCTGCCCGCTCGTGGGCCGGCACGTTGATCGGCAGGCCATGCTTGCCCTTCGAGTGCGTCGAGATGCCCTGCCTCACTTCGTAGGTGAGGTTCAGCCCCTCGCCCCCCTGCTCCAGCACCTCGACGATGCGCAGGCTCTGGGCGGCGTGGGAGAAGCCGCCGGGCACGAGCTTGTCGAGGACCCGCTCGCCGGCATGGCCGAACGGCGTGTGCCCGAGGTCGTGCGCGAGCGTGATGGCCTCGGTGAGTTCCTCGTGCAGGTTCAGCACCTTGGCCAGCGTGCGGGCGATCTGCGAGACCTCGAGCGTGTGGGTGAGCCGCGTACGGTAATGGTCGCCCGCCGGCGAGAAGAACACCTGCGTCTTGTGCTTCAACCGGCGGAAGGCCTTCGAATGCACCACCCGATCGCGATCGCGCTGGAACGCCGGGCGAATCGGATCCTCGGCCTCGGGGCGCGCACGTCCCTGGCTGGCGTCGCTGAAGGTCGCCTGGGGCGCGAGCATCACGCGCTCCCGGGCCTCGAGTTGCTGCCGAATCGTGTTCATGCGGTGGGTCGGACCAGGGACGAGCTCCCCAGCGCCTCGAGAAAGCTCGTGCCGCGCGGCAGTGGCGCCACGCCGAAGTTGTCAGCCATCGTCTGGCCCAGATCGGCAAACGTTTCCCGAGTGCCGAGACTGACACCGGCGGCGACGAGTGCCCCGACGGCCAGCAGCGGCACGTATTCGCGCGAGTGGTCGGTGCTGGGCGTCGTCGGGTCGTTGCCATGGTCGGCCGTGACGACCAGCAGATCAGTCCGGCGCAACTGCGGCAGCAGGTCGGCGAGCCGCGCGTCGAACCGCTCGAGGTTGCGTGCGTAGCCGCCGACGTTGTTGCGGTGCCCGTACAAGGCGTCGAAGTCCACGAGGTTGGCCCAGATGAGGCCCCGCGGCACGTCACGCATGGCCTCCTCCACCCGATCCATTCCCTCGTCGTCGGATGCCGTCGCGAGATGCCGCGTCACGCCGCGCCCGGCGAAGAGGTCCTTGATCTTCCCGATCGCGACGACCGGGTGGCCAGCGTCCGTGAGGTGATCGAGCACGGTCGGCACGGGCGGCTCCAGCGCGTAGTCGTGTCGATTGCTGGTGCGCTCGAACGCGCCCAGTTCGCCGACGAACGGGCGTGCGATGACCCGGCCCACGCCCATGCCCTTGCCCACGATCTCGTAAGCGACTTCGCACCAGCGATACAGCTCGGGGACGGGTACCACGCCCTCGTGGGCCGCGATCTGGAAGACGCTGTCGGCCGAGGTGTACACGATTGGCGCGCCGGTGCGCAGGTGCTCGGCGCCAAACCGCTCGATGACCTCGGTACCCGATGCGACGACGTTGCCGATAGCGGGGCGCCCGATGCCGCGCGTGAACGCGTCCATGACCTCCGGAGGGAAGCCGTCGGGAAACGTCGGGAACGCCCGCTCGAGGACGATCCCGGCCATTTCCCAGTGACCGGTCACCGAGTCCTTGCCCGCGGAGGCCTCGGCCATGCGGCCCCAGGCTCCGGCCGGCACGCCGCCGGAATGACCGAGCGCGGGCACGAGGCGGTCGAGTCCCAGGTGACGCAGCGCGGGCAGGTGCAGGGTGACGCGGCGGGCGATGTTGCCAAGCGTGTCGCTGCCCTCGTCACCGTACCGGGACGCGTCCGGCAGTTCGCCGATGCCGACGCTGTCGAGCACGATCGTGACGATCCGCTCGAAGCGGACACCCATGCGAGCGACCTCAGGCCTCGTGCGTGGCCGAGGAGAAGTAGTTGGGGACGGAGCGATTGGATCGGATCGTCGAGATGGCGTGCTTGAACACCATGTGATCCGCGCCCTCGTGATCGATCACCAGGGCGAACCGATCGAAGTTCTTGATGCGCCCCTCGAGCACCTGTCCATCCATGAGGCGAATCTGGACGACGAGCCGTTCCCGACGCGCGGAGTTGAGAAACACGTCCTGGATGTTGGGCGGCGCTGACGGCTTGGATTCGCGATGGGTGGGCATCAGCGGCAGACTCCGTGGGTCTCGATGAGGGCGCGGGCCGCGTCGAACGTCTCGTCGCGTTCTCCCGCGCCGTCCAACCATATCACTCTCGGTTCCTTGCGGAACCAGATCAGCTGGCGGCGCGCGTACTGCCTGTTCTCGCGCACGATCAGTGCACGCGTCTCGGCATCATCACGCAGCCCGTCGAGCATCTCGAGGATCTGCCGGTACACGAGCCCGCCGAACGGATTGGCCTCGCGCGGGATGCCCGCGGCGAGGTTGTCGCGCACCTCCTGCACGACCCCGCGCGCCCATTGCGCCTCGACGCGCCGGGCCACCCGCTCGCCGATGTCCTCCGGCGGCAACCGCAGCCCGATGACACAGATGTCGTACTCGGGCAGCGGTGGCCGCGTCTCGGCAAAGTGCGCCGAGAGCGGCTGCCCCGTGAGCAGCCAGACCTCGAGCGCGCGCACGAGGCGCTTCTCGTCGCGCGGCATGATGCGCGCCGCTGACGTCGGATCGACACGCGCCAGGATCCGATGGAGGTGTTGGACGCCATGGCGAACCGCGCGTGCGTGCAACCGCGTGCGAACGACGTCGTCGCGACCGGGTCCGTCGAACAGGCCCTCGACGAGGGCCCGGAAGTAGAAGCCGGTCCCGCCCACGAGCATCGGCAGTCGCCCGCGCGCGGAGATCGCGCGAATGCGCGTGGCCGCATCACGCGCGAACTGCGCCGCCGAATAGATGTCGGTCGGCTCCACGACGTCGACCAGGTGATGCGCGATGCCGCCCTGTTCGTGCGCGGGCACCTTGTCGGTGCCGATGTCGAAGCGGCGATAGACGGCCGTGGAGTCGCAGTTGACGATCTCGCCGTCGTAGGCCTGCGCGAGGCGGATCCCGAGCGAACTCTTGCCGGTCGCGGTGGGGCCGAGCACGGCCACCAGCAGCGGCCGTCCCGAGGCTGAGAGTGGCGCGGTCACGTCAGCGCCCTACTGCGAGGGAGGTTGCTCGTTGTAGTAGAAGGTCACCGTGAAGAACGCGGTCGGCGACGGGTACTCCGGCGGCAATGGCGTCGTCGGGTTCGACCACTGCAACGAGTTGGCCGCGGCGCGGTCGAAGGCATCGATGCCCGAGGGCTGCTTGATGCTGACGTCGGTGATGCGGCCGTCCTTGTGGACGTTGAAGGTCACGACGACGTGGCCCTTCATCACCATCGCCGCCTCGGGAATCAGCCAGTTGCGCTTGATCTGCGCGACGAAGCGACGGATCCACGGCCCGAACTCGACGCCCTTGGTGTCGAACTGGATGTAGGGACCGAAGGGTGAGTTGCCACCATCGGGATTGTTGAACGCCTCGTTCTGGACGTACTTTTCGAGGTTGCGCAACGCCTGGCCCAGAGACCCGCCTGGTGGCCGCGCCGCCGGCGATGCCGTTGCCGGGGTGTTGCGGGCCTGCGGGTTTGCGACGACCCCCGTGTCGCCCCTGGCAAGCAGGCCGTTCTGGCCCTCGCGCACGTTGACACCCTGGTTGGTGGCCGGCGCCTGCGCCGATGGCGTCGCCTGGCTCTGGGGCGGCGTCGGAGCGGCGGCGCGGGCCTGCTGCGCCTGCATCTCGCGCGGTGACTCGGAGGGCTCGGGCGCGGGTCCCTTGCCCTTCGCGAGGTCCTTCTGCGACTGCTTCTCGACGAACTCCAGGCTGTTGCCGCGCGAGAGCGGCTGGCTGTTGGTCGCGTTGGGCGCGCGCTGCGTCGTCTGCGCGACGCGATCCTGATCGGCCAGCGAGGCGTTGTCCTTGGGCTTGGCCGCCTTCATGTCGATCCGCGGCTGCACGAACACGAAGCGCGGGCGCTGCTGCTGCTGTTGCTGCATCGCCAGCTGCTGCATCTTCTGCACTTCCTGCTGCTGCAGTTCGGCCTGCTGGGCGAGGTACTCCTGGATGAAGG includes:
- the fabD gene encoding ACP S-malonyltransferase; this translates as MIAFLFPGQGSQAVGMGKALAGAFPEARAAFDQADAALGRSLSGLCFDGPDDQLTLTENTQPAILATSVAAWRVLEARGLAPAWAAGHSLGEYSAHVAAGTLAFADAVRVVSHRGRYMQEAVPVGAGAMAAILGLDAATVTAACEAAAQGEVVSPANLNAPGQVVIAGSRAAVQRAGVEAKARGAKRVIALNVSAPFHCALMAPAQARLEPELRALAVQAPRVPVVANVDGQPRRDAASAIDALVAQVSGAVRWEDVIGYLVSSGVRAYVEVGPGTVLAGLVRKIDREAQVVSFGAPEQLAAVEALFAAS
- the plsX gene encoding phosphate acyltransferase PlsX, which translates into the protein MMRIAVDAMGGDDAPRTVVHGAVAAAREDGLALTLVGARAMLEDELARFPEVDSLSIAILDAPDVVGMDEPAVAVRRRPRASVRVAAEAVAAGEAAALFTAGHSGAAVMAAYAAFGLLDGIERPAIAATIPTRDGAAILVDAGASVSCRPQHLLVFARLGAAYASAMLGIDRPRVGLLSNGEEAAKGTPLVRGAHARIAETRLHFIGNLDASELFTGAADVIVCDGFTGNVVLKTSEGLVEAIDALMADEMARSVTAQVGAVLTRGALRRFRARLDYSEYGGAPLLGLRHVCVIGHGRSSPKAIATGVRLTARFARERLVTRLEDGLRETGALRVSTSHGHAE
- the rpmF gene encoding 50S ribosomal protein L32; translated protein: MPNPKRRHSKSRTSKRRTHDALKAVALGPCPQCSELKPPHVVCTNCGHYRGRQVRPVTEEA
- a CDS encoding YceD family protein; this encodes MVIDLTTLAADRVPVVADIPAAALDVPAEDFSVIGPVRFEGDVERGSGETYHLRGQLKAQLALPCARCTEPSDFPVDVPVDLRFVPAAAEKAGARPPSSSDSDDDDGREMAEDDPSLVLYDEPRIDLAQVAREQCYLAVPMKPLCRPDCQGLCPHCGTNRNTGTCTCENRWEDPRLAGLKSLLKDADGPGPRE
- a CDS encoding deoxyguanosinetriphosphate triphosphohydrolase — encoded protein: MNTIRQQLEARERVMLAPQATFSDASQGRARPEAEDPIRPAFQRDRDRVVHSKAFRRLKHKTQVFFSPAGDHYRTRLTHTLEVSQIARTLAKVLNLHEELTEAITLAHDLGHTPFGHAGERVLDKLVPGGFSHAAQSLRIVEVLEQGGEGLNLTYEVRQGISTHSKGKHGLPINVPAHERAATLEAQIARVADIIAYVNHDIDDAVRAGVLNPAELPSSAVAVLGTSSSARIGAMVTDVVRQSLACDLESLRMSEPVLQALLDLRAFMFAHVYENDVATAEFAKATGILGGLWEKVREQPGTWLDARTLEREGLDAAARDFLAGMTDRYAVRLFEELFIPRPWIEAPRA
- a CDS encoding phosphopentomutase: MGVRFERIVTIVLDSVGIGELPDASRYGDEGSDTLGNIARRVTLHLPALRHLGLDRLVPALGHSGGVPAGAWGRMAEASAGKDSVTGHWEMAGIVLERAFPTFPDGFPPEVMDAFTRGIGRPAIGNVVASGTEVIERFGAEHLRTGAPIVYTSADSVFQIAAHEGVVPVPELYRWCEVAYEIVGKGMGVGRVIARPFVGELGAFERTSNRHDYALEPPVPTVLDHLTDAGHPVVAIGKIKDLFAGRGVTRHLATASDDEGMDRVEEAMRDVPRGLIWANLVDFDALYGHRNNVGGYARNLERFDARLADLLPQLRRTDLLVVTADHGNDPTTPSTDHSREYVPLLAVGALVAAGVSLGTRETFADLGQTMADNFGVAPLPRGTSFLEALGSSSLVRPTA
- the hfq gene encoding RNA chaperone Hfq, whose product is MPTHRESKPSAPPNIQDVFLNSARRERLVVQIRLMDGQVLEGRIKNFDRFALVIDHEGADHMVFKHAISTIRSNRSVPNYFSSATHEA
- the miaA gene encoding tRNA (adenosine(37)-N6)-dimethylallyltransferase MiaA; this encodes MTAPLSASGRPLLVAVLGPTATGKSSLGIRLAQAYDGEIVNCDSTAVYRRFDIGTDKVPAHEQGGIAHHLVDVVEPTDIYSAAQFARDAATRIRAISARGRLPMLVGGTGFYFRALVEGLFDGPGRDDVVRTRLHARAVRHGVQHLHRILARVDPTSAARIMPRDEKRLVRALEVWLLTGQPLSAHFAETRPPLPEYDICVIGLRLPPEDIGERVARRVEAQWARGVVQEVRDNLAAGIPREANPFGGLVYRQILEMLDGLRDDAETRALIVRENRQYARRQLIWFRKEPRVIWLDGAGERDETFDAARALIETHGVCR
- a CDS encoding TonB family protein, which translates into the protein MSRREAVMMSVFLHAAILALLLFGPKLPFIQEYLAQQAELQQQEVQKMQQLAMQQQQQQRPRFVFVQPRIDMKAAKPKDNASLADQDRVAQTTQRAPNATNSQPLSRGNSLEFVEKQSQKDLAKGKGPAPEPSESPREMQAQQARAAAPTPPQSQATPSAQAPATNQGVNVREGQNGLLARGDTGVVANPQARNTPATASPAARPPGGSLGQALRNLEKYVQNEAFNNPDGGNSPFGPYIQFDTKGVEFGPWIRRFVAQIKRNWLIPEAAMVMKGHVVVTFNVHKDGRITDVSIKQPSGIDAFDRAAANSLQWSNPTTPLPPEYPSPTAFFTVTFYYNEQPPSQ